The following is a genomic window from Solidesulfovibrio fructosivorans JJ].
GGGCGCGCACTTCGGTCACTGCGACTGCTACACCGTGATCGACGTGGCCGACGGCCAGATCACCAAGGTCGACACCCTGCCCAACGTGCCCCACGTCCAGGGCGGCTGCATGGCCCCGGTCAACCACCTGTCGGAAAACGGCGTCACCGTGCTCCTCGCCGGCGGCATGGGCATGCGGCCGCTGATGGGATTCAACCAGGTCGGCATCAAGGTCTACCACGGCGGCGACGCCCCGTCCGTGGGCATGGCCGTGCAGGCCTTCCTGTCCGGCAAGCTGCCCGAATTCTCCATCAACCATACCTGCG
Proteins encoded in this region:
- a CDS encoding NifB/NifX family molybdenum-iron cluster-binding protein; translated protein: METCRIAIPSTQPGGMDSAVGAHFGHCDCYTVIDVADGQITKVDTLPNVPHVQGGCMAPVNHLSENGVTVLLAGGMGMRPLMGFNQVGIKVYHGGDAPSVGMAVQAFLSGKLPEFSINHTCGGGMA